A region from the Chlamydiota bacterium genome encodes:
- a CDS encoding type II toxin-antitoxin system Phd/YefM family antitoxin, whose product MSTVTFTELRNHARKYFDQVERGETFEIYRHGKPVAILLPPGDSSKEGWKRVSPMKIFGVSLSQAILADRQKSL is encoded by the coding sequence GCACCGTAACCTTTACAGAGTTGAGAAATCATGCAAGAAAATATTTTGATCAGGTGGAACGAGGTGAAACATTCGAAATTTACCGGCATGGGAAGCCTGTCGCCATTTTGCTGCCACCGGGTGATTCTTCAAAAGAGGGCTGGAAACGTGTCAGCCCGATGAAAATTTTTGGAGTCTCGTTGAGTCAAGCAATTCTTGCAGATCGTCAAAAGAGTTTATGA